agaccaagtactgatttttgccccagatccctaagtggccccttaaaggattgaactcataaccctgggtttatcaggccaatgctcaaaccactgagctatccctccccttcctaATTGAAcaattgtgtgtcatctgcaagttttgccacctcaatgtttacccctttttctagatcatttctggatatgttgaataggactggtcccagtatagagcCCTCAGgaataccactatttacctctctccattctcaaaattgaacatttattcctaatctttgtttcctatctttaaccagttaccaatccatgagaggaacttccctcttatcccatgacaccttgctttgcttaagagcctttagtgagggaccctgtcaaagtcTTTGAAAATCTAAACATTATAGGCtttggatctcccttgtccacgtgctttttgagcccctcaaagaattctaatagattgggaAGGAATGATTTTAAACCCCATGACATTCCAAATCTCCCCTCAGAAATCCACTCCCTATCCCTCACTGTCACCCCTGAGCTCCCGCATTTCTGCCACAGATAAGGTGCTGTAATCATGGGGATCCCAGAAGCCACCTGTCACAGGAGGCTGTGGTCAGaggccttttaaaaacaaatgtcagGGGTGTTGCTCTGTGGAAGTCTGACACAGCCCTGATCTTATGGTCTCAGactatctgagcaccttgaaTGCATTTATCCTCCCTCCATCACTGAGAGGCAGGGCCGGGATATTATCCACCAGAGACAGCCAATGGTTTGCCCATGGAGGGAAATAAACACACCTGTCTTGAGTTGCAGAGGAGTGCCCAGACCACAGGCCCAGCCTTCCAGCCATCTGATCATTGACAGGCCCAGCTGGATTCTCTGCTGCACCTGCAGAACTCCCCTTCCATGCCATGCTGTAGAGAGCAGGGATGGCAAGGAGCCAGTTACAGATGTTTGATTCGCTGGCCTGTTCTCCCCCGGCCTCAGTCGAATTTAAAGTAGCCTCAGGGGACTGGGCTGACCACCTGATTTTAATGGCTTCCAAGAGCACAGCCCACTCTGGCCATGTCCCTGCGGATCAGTGCCACCACCGAGTACCGCCTCAGGCCTTGAGGTAGCCCTGCAGGCATCCTGCCCTTCCCTCTAAGGTCCTTGCAATGCCTGACTCTCCGCCTGGAATACTTAAAAGAAGAGCTCCCTTTGTGGGGTCACATTTATGCAGCCTTCTCCAAGACATAAGGTCTCCTATCCTCcaacttctccctccttctttaCTCAGGAACACCCTATCACCCTTGTTGCTGGTGTCTGCATTGCTTCAGACGTGATGCAACCCCTATTTAccttgagcccccccccccccatctcttagtactaggccctgcctcctgctgcttCACCTCCTGGCCACGCCAGAGCTGGTCCATGGTAAGAGCTACTGTGATGTTCTCTGAtcaaaatatgaccatatagatcacttTTGCAACCAGTGTTACATATTTGCAACAAATTGTGTACAAAATGTgacatgtaagatgtctatgaaaaggttatgctTTGCTGGTTATAGTTGTGCTaactgtatgcatgtatcatttttgtatttgaaggtATGactattggctctatacctgaaTTTCAAATGTTTGCCCCTGGGGTAATGCCCACAAAGTAGTTAGCCTGCAAATCTTGGAGAGACTTAATTGAAATTAAgggctcatcaagaaacacttaactgacatggaccatgggagacgcccatctacacCGAATGGACTGTCCTGCAAATGTACTGTTGGGGAATAGATAATGATTTCCTGCTCTTACTAAGCAAAattatgcatggacatgtgacttgctcatgtgattCCAAACTCCATGTTttcacctgtaattttccacgAGCTGTTCTGAGGGCTTTCTTTGAAACAGTGGGTTTCCCTCTGTGATGGTGTACCCTATGAGtctatatatgatataactggaatatgttttatgctacatatgccatgtaacatatctatgtaaagtttatgatctactgaatctattaatcctatttgtatgcatgtatcatttttgtacttgaagttaggaacattggctgtatacttacttgattttaagtagcctagtaaagcatttggtcagcttcttgagaaaagggCAAAATAATTACCCAATCAAAAACCACTTAAACCAACAATGAATTGACGATGTCAATCCACATCTGAGGTTTCACAGGAATGTGGCTTAgctggtaaaaactgagtcatgcattgacatgtggcttgcccatgtgactccaaaactccatcttggagctggactttgcataggagagaggaggggtctccacccacaagacaaAGTCTATTTAACCCcctgggaaacccctccattttgtcttcagctagctaaagagatagcctctccaccaccAAGGATACCAGAAAGAGACTGGaacaaacgacagtaactacagggggtgtgagtgattgctggacccagactagaggGAAACTAGTCTGttaaaggaagcttactggaactggtgaggtttttatctgtactcagttttaTTACTCTATCAGGCGTAGAtgtgcgtgttttattttattttacttggtaattcactttgttctgtctgctactacttggaaccacttaaatcctactttctgtatttaataaaatcactttttacttattaattaacccagagtatgtattaatacctggggggggggcaaacagctgtgcatatctctctatcagtgttatagagggcgaacaatttatgagtttaccctgtataagctttttatagggtaaaacggatttatttggggtttagaccccattgggagtagggcatctgagtgttaaagacaggaacacttctgtaaattGTTTTAAGTTAAAGTCTGCTgctttgggggatgtggttcagaccgtgggtctgtgttggagcaggctggcatgtctggctcaacaagacagggtgctggagtcctaagctgccagggcaggaaagcagaggcagaagtaggcacatcagttggcagttcccaagtgggtttctgtgatccaacccatcacaccctccATATGGCAGAGGCTATAAAAGGAAACACCTCCagtttgcctctttcctgctcaagcctctggactatgaacttatactaatgggagcattctaaccaatggactgaggtccttccaatgatttggaagcaaccagagacttgtcAAGCCAGCagcttattccatcactgctacaagcctgaaataagaactttgcatttattgtacGTAATTGactcctttaaccaattttaactctcacttttctttctttctttctttctttctttctttctttctttctttctttctttctttctttctttctttctttctttctttctttctttttataaataaacctttagattttagataccaaaggattggcatcagcatgatttttgggtaaaatcagagttatatattgacctgcaTATgcggctgatcctttgggaccaGAAGCACCTGCTATTACATTAAATTGggtttaaagaaccactcatctttaaatCTAGTGGATTTGAAGGGGATATAAGGATTGGAAtatctaaggaaactgcttttatgacttcttgttagccagtgtggtgaaacagaagttaatgttattttttttttttgctggtttgatatatctcatgggagaataaccaccaggTTTGGGGTCTGTCTGCcctttttctcagcagtttgtcctgaatttgataTTTGCAGTTGTGACCCGCAAAAGCAAAGTTACAGCTACCCCAGGAGCCCAGACTGCTGTGAGGATTCCCGAACCCCCCATCTTCTCTGGGGATGCATCCTGAGGAGCAGGGACATAGGCTGGGGCATTCTCTTgtccccccagtcccctgcccagggcaggtggtggACCTGGGGCTCCTCACAAAGGCTGTGGCTCCCTGATCAGCTCTTTCTatggcccagctctggcttctggcctggacAAGGGGTGGAGCCTCGAGTAATGAGGAGGAACAGAGGGTGTCGTCttcggggaagaggaggagcagggggtggggcctccagggggaagaagaggggcaggTATGTCATCACAGTGTGGTCAGGACTCCTAcatctgtcccaatttttccctCTTGAAAAGGTAGTCACCCTACActgaatgggctgggctgggattgGAGCTAGCTGTGCCTCTGTGGGGGACCTGAGGACCAATTCCACCCCTTTGcattgctggggcagcacaaacgGAGTGAACGGGCAGATAATCTAGGCCTGAGTCTCTTGCCAGGACTCCTGTGTGTCAGACCCTCACTCACACACGCAGCTCTGTTGTGCCTCAGAGGGGTGTGCGCCCAGCAGGTGTGCGGTGTGCAGAGCTATCAAAAGGCATGGAGGAGAGTGTTGCCTAAATGGCTTCTCTTGAGCCTCTTGCATTAATCATGTTTCTGAGATGATTCAGTCACAAGCACCTGGCTGAGGGCGTAAGGGAAGGGTGGGTCTCTGTGCCCCTTGAATAGCCTCTGTCCACATCTGGTTCAGCCCCCATGGATCATGCAGCACCCAGAGCACTCAGGAAGGGCCAGAACTGTGACTGCACAACAGCTCTGCAGCTTTTTTCATGGTCCCTAAATCTTTAACATGAGCTGGGACAGTGACAGGTGTAATGGGAAACAACATCCACATCCTTTCTCCGTATTGACAGTATCAGTAGGAATTCTGAGGTCAGAGCAGCCAAAAATATGGCTCTTTATGGGCCAACATCCCACCGGTCCCCTGGCTATCAACAAACAAAGTCACTTTATACGTAATACTGTCTCCTTGGTCTCCTTCAAACAGTACACAGTCCTCCCACACCAGCCCCTCTCCCATTATTCCAGGCCTTAGATTCtattacctggggttctttcaaaTCAAAGCTCTTGGTAAgttttactctgtgtgaggtggtgtcaggaaataaatcaggggagacacggccgtccgaccgatagatggctggcacaaacaggacaacacaagagtgctttcacttaaagctaaactttacttagtctcaagcacttacacacgtccggaacaggttagtaaaacacccccaacccaaagctgagtgtggctctcgagtgacacagtggcaggcttccggtggccaaatgtTCCGTCTGCTGGCGTGGAACGCAAGAtatatccagagggagagtccaaacgagtccaacctaaactttccccccttatttatacattagtaataaaaTGGCATGTctcttaaagaaaacttgttaagtaaacagtttcaatggtcaagcaataTTTAGCAATacgccatagtggtttcaggcactttactggtttgccaaaatctccccgtacaatCCCGCCTGAATATCTCTCTACAGTTTAGAGATAAGCAGCACATGTCATCTCGGATGTAAGGGTCCAGAATGGAATAGGTGGCCCCTGATTTTCATCTCCAGTGTCACCAGTGCTGGAGCCGTTTGATGAACTGACCCTTCACTTGATGAACACCCTGATTATCCTTgcacgaaggtgtttgcttttcacgctGTACACAATTGGGTTCATCagcggggggagaagcagggagatgTAGCCCAGCAGAATCTGAAGTAAGGGATAAGAGTTCTTCCTAAAGGTGTGTATCACAGTCAAGCTGATATCTGGTGTGTAGAAGAGCAGGAGGGCGAAGAGGTGGGAgacgcaggtgttcagggccctcAGGCACTCATCATAGGATGCGATGCTCCGCAgtgttttgaggatcatcacataagaAAGGAAGATAAGCAGCGAATCCAACCCCATTATTAAGAGTTTAGAAAACAATCCATAGATGATGTTGACTGTGATATCCGAACAAGCCATGTTCGTGACCTCCCGAAACAGGCAATAGGAAAGGGAGAGGACATTGGCTCGACAGTATTGGAACCGTTTCAGGAGAAAGGGAAGTGGAAGTATTATGACCATCGCTCTTAGCAAAATCATCAGTCCAATCTTGGCTATTCTCGGCAGGGTCaagatggaagcatatctcagtGGGTGTCGGATTGCGatgaagcggtcaaaggccatcaacaagagCATGGAGGTTTCAATGCATTGAAGGAAATGGATGAAGAAGAGCTGGGCTAAACAGGCATTGAGGCTGATCTCCCTAGAGTTAAACAAGTATATGCCCAGTATTGTCGGTATGGTGGATATCGAAATGCCAAGATCTGTGACGGCCAACatagaaaggaaaatgtacatgggctcatgcaGGCTTCGATCTATTTTTACAATGAACAGAATGAGTGAATTTCCTACTATCGAAATAACATACACTATGCAGAAGGGGATAGAGATCCAGAGATAGATGTCCTCCTGACATGGTATCCCAgtgagaaggaacactgcagaTTTGAATgtggtgtcattgacagctgacataattTACTGGGCAAGTCTGAAGAGTTCTGAAATTACCTACCTAAAAAAATAATAAGATGTGATTAGATTATATTTAACGAGAAATCACTCTGCTCTCATTACAAATCTACAGACTCCCAGAGCTCAAGGTAGATAAGCAAAAACTTAGTGTTGGATGTACATCACCGATAGGaagtgtggcaaattgccggcactattatgatgggtcccgtgctttctccTCTTATATGGGGGTTTCAGGGTGCCGTTTCTCGCCCCTGATctggggtatcaactgtcccactagtgtcccagagaaggggagtggagagggagggatccgggcccaccctctactccgggtcccagcccaggggccctagggatagcagcaaaccacttgaactagcaattctttcccctgggccacttccctctccggcccttcagcttgtgggggcttcctgccctctctctgcttggGTCAAGTGTCTCCCAACCCCTTGTCTCTGTGGAGTCCCTCTGCTGTGCACAAGCCGGGTTTTCCTTtccctagggtcttggtcttctggcccgccacagcacttctccaaactgctctcctccaaactgctctctgctccaacgccaaaccactctgcttcaactccttttattctgtctgattgaagcaggggggggggttatcaggtgactggcttcaggtgctctaattggcatcaggtgctctaattaatatATAGCAAcatctcttccctctacagggaataaggctgtcatcatcctggggcttacatatctcccCTCTATCGCTCTCCTGCTGccttctggccatgctgtatcacagAAGATAGTCActgtcagactggatcagactgGTAGTACATCTATGCCAGTAACCGATGGCCAtgtccagatgctgcagaggaatgtggaagaaaccctgcagtaaACAGCTATGAGATGACCTGCTCCCAGGGAATTTTGACACCCACTAGCTAGATGTATTTTGTGGTGTAAATACGGAAGGTTTAGAGCCCCTTGAAAACTTTTTCTAAAACTAGCCTCCTGACTGTAATTGGATTTTCTGGTTTCCCAGTTcctctttgaatcctgctaagctcttggccctATTGATATCTTGTGGCTGTGAGTTCCGCAGCCTACTTGAGCACTGTATAATTTTAGCATTGTGACCTTAGAGCACAAAAAtgtaagagtggccatactgggtcagatgatGGAATCCAGAGTCTTCGATCATCGAACAGGCTCCTCTATCTCCTCACAGGACCTGCATCCTGTTCCCATGAAAAGGTCTGTAAATATTTGGAAAATTAAAAGCTAACATTGACAGTTATTtcagctgggcaggggaggagttGGCATCACAAATGGGTCAATACTTCCAACACTGGTATTGCACTAATATCCACTTGAGTGTACAAGTTACTTCAGCCATGCTCATGTAATTGGTGACAGGAGACAATTGTATACAACCACTATACCActcccctttcctgcacctcagctaAACTCTTTGCTGAAACACAGACAAGCTTTTATGGTTTCTCATGAATAGGGTGAACAGtttgtgtgaaaaatcaggacgggggtggggggtaattggcacctctaaagaaaaagccccaaatattgggactgtccctataaaatcaggacacctggtcaccctactcctgacTTTTTGGAAAGTCTTGCACAAGTCTTGTAGATTTATTGAGTGCATGACTCTGAATATTAGTGTTAGAAACAGCTTCTGGTCAGTTACCAGGAGACAGTATCATACAACTGTTCACTGAAGAAAGAGTTAATTACACACACCCATTGGAAACAGTATTTGGAGCACTTCTGAAACACTTTCTAAATCGAAAGCCATTAAGCAGCAAAAATTACCCCTACTCCTTCCTGTAGAGATTCTAACAACTCTGCTTCTGGCTTTCGATATAATGAAAAGTTTTGGCAAAATGTTTACACATCTGTACCTTAGTACACACATGTCAACCACAGGGACTGAGCCCATTCGGACCTGCTCGGCAAGCACAGTTGGCTCACAGTGTGCTGTAGCTCAGAGCCCAGTCTGAGGGTGGGAGAATGGAGGGATTTGACCCCGTGAGAGGGAAGGCTACAAGGCCTGACATCTGGCACCAGAGAGAGTGAAGAGATGCTGGTAGCTCTGTAACTGTGAAGGTTATCTACAGGGCAGAAAGGCTGGTGCCCTCAGCtaatcaggaaacagaaatatgCCCTATCAGACCAGTTACCGCAGGACAATGCAGCTCTGAATTCCTGCACTCACAATCGACCCAGAGaataaaaactttgaaaatacATTTGCTGATAAAATTTCCAGGACTAAATGAACCTGAGGCGATTTCGGAACTTGTCACTGAGTTTCCGTGGGGTCTCGTCTCCCTCGGcccctggcaggatcaggcccagagtacACGACACCTCTAGATATGGGAGCCCTTGAGAAATCCTGACTCGGGACATCAGGGTTTTAACACTTGGAGCTTGCTTTGAATGTCAgatttctgtgtagcttgaacaGCGCAtggtggagcatgggcagatGTCAGGGAGGGGTTCCGAAGCTACCTAGtgctgcctgccctccagcccctgtcactgagTCACCCCAACAGCCCAGCTGAGTCCTCTGCCGCTGCACAGAAcatctgcaaatggaaacagCTCGCAGCCTTGTAACTTGCCAACGTACCCAGTTCCTGCTAGAAGGGGAGCCACTGACACCAGAGGTCTTCACCCTAAAGGACAAGGAGCCATCGGAGAGGCTGCACGGGCAGCAGGCTGTATCAGTTCAGACTGCGAGGCAactgtctttatgaagcatgcctgcacattcccttggggCCACTTTGCCATCAGGGAACCTCAGCTGCTTGGCTTCCTGTGCACCAGCTTTAACCCCCATCACgccaatggcaaactgcaggagaCCAAGTCACAGGGGATGTGGGGTGATGCTACATAATTGGACTGCagcgccagccctgctgcaggctctaTTCCTAGAATCCAGGCTTGTCATCACTTTTCGAATGGTTCTGATTAGTTACATGGCTACCTTGAGGGCAGCTGAATGGTAACGATGATGCTGTCACAGCTGTGATCTTgctgaaataaattaaaatttaataataatataggACCTGTTTTCTCCCCGGCATCCCCCTGTCCTACATTACAAACTTAGGGTGCAGGACAGGGAAGTGAAGGGAGATTCCACAAGACTCCCTACATGGAAATTTCCCTTAGATTGTTCCAGTAGGGGAGGACCCTTCCCTTCTCCGTGAGGAACAAGGAATAAGGAGGAGGATTTTGGAGGGGAGTGTGGGAGTGTCACGGGGATGCTGGGAGTTGCAGCACAATCACCAGACCGGTGTTTGGAAGCCATTACAAACAATGGAACAACAGACACAGGAGCCTCATCTTTGATGGTCTGGCTGGCAGAAAGTAGTCTGAGGGCAAAGGTCAGCTTCACACCTTGGCCTTGTAACACGGACAGGGCTGAGCACTACGGTGACTGCCT
The Emys orbicularis isolate rEmyOrb1 chromosome 1, rEmyOrb1.hap1, whole genome shotgun sequence DNA segment above includes these coding regions:
- the LOC135895451 gene encoding olfactory receptor 51G2-like — its product is MSAVNDTTFKSAVFLLTGIPCQEDIYLWISIPFCIVYVISIVGNSLILFIVKIDRSLHEPMYIFLSMLAVTDLGISISTIPTILGIYLFNSREISLNACLAQLFFIHFLQCIETSMLLLMAFDRFIAIRHPLRYASILTLPRIAKIGLMILLRAMVIILPLPFLLKRFQYCRANVLSLSYCLFREVTNMACSDITVNIIYGLFSKLLIMGLDSLLIFLSYVMILKTLRSIASYDECLRALNTCVSHLFALLLFYTPDISLTVIHTFRKNSYPLLQILLGYISLLLPPLMNPIVYSVKSKHLRARIIRVFIK